The region CGCCAGGCGCAGGAGCCGATCGCGCAGGCCGCGCGCGCTGCCGGTCAGCACTACGTCAACCACCGCTGGCTGGGCGGCATGCTCACCAACTGGAAGACCATCTCGGGTTCGATCAAGCGCTTCAAGGCGCTGGAAGAGCAGCTCGCAGGCGACACTGCCGGTCTGACCAAGAAGGAAGTCCTGCAGCTGACCCGTGAGCGCGACAAGCTCGAGCTGTCGCTGGGCGGCATCCGCGACATGGGCGGCATTCCGGACGTTATGTTCGTGATCGACGCCAACAAGGAAGAGCTGGCGATCAAGGAAGCCAACGTCCTCGGTATCCCGGTCGTCGCGATCCTCGACTCGAACGTCTCGCCCGACGGCATCGCGTTCCCGGTTCCGGCGAACGACGACGCAAGCCGCGCCATCCGCCTGTACTGCGAAGCCGTTGCCGCAGCCGCCACCAAGGGTGGCCGTGACGCTGCGATCGCTTCAGGTGCCGACCTCGGCGCCATGGCCGAGCCGCTGGCTGAAGAAGCTACGGCTGAAGCCTGATCCGGTTTTTCGAGTGACGGCCCGCTTGCAATGGCGGGCCGTCACCGAACTGACCCGGATGCGATTTACGGGCCGCGGCAGTGCTGCGGCCTTCCTGTGTTTTCAAGATAAAGGATCAACGCAATGGCTTACACCGCCGCTGACGTGAAGAACCTGCGCGAGCGCACCGGCGCCGGCATGATGGACTGCAAGAAGGCTCTCGACGAAGCCGGCGGCGACTTCGAGGCCGCCGTGGACGCGCTGCGCGCCAAGGGTCTGGCTGCCGCTGCCAAGAAGTCGAGCCGTACCGCGGCTGAAGGCCTCGTTGGCGTCGCCGTTTCGGGCACCAAGGGCGTTGCCGTCGAAGTGAACTCGGAAACCGACTTCGTCGCCAAGAACGATCAGTTCCAGGACTTCGTGCGCAAGGCCACCGAAGTTGCGCTGACCACAGGCGCTTCTGACGTCGAGACGCTTAAGGCTGCTGCCTATCCGGACGGTGGTTCGGTTGCCGACAAGCTGACCAACAACGTCGCCACCATCGGCGAAAACCAGCAGCTGCGCCGCATCAAGCACGTTGAAGTGTCGAACGGCGTTGTCGTGCCTTACATGCACAACGCGGCCGCCACCAACCTCGGCAAGATCGGTGTGCTCGTTGCGCTCGAATCCGAAGCTGCGGCTGACAAGCTCGAAGCACTCGGCAAGCAGATCGCGATGCACATCGCTGCTGCCTTCCCGCAGGCGCTGACCGCCGACCAGCTCGACGCCGAACTGATCGCCCGCGAGCGCAAGATCGCGGCTGAAAAGGCAGCCGAGAGCGGCAAGCCTGCCGAAGTCCAGGCGAAGATGGTCGACGGCGCTGTCGCCAAGTACGCCAAGGAGAACGCGCTGCTTTCGCAGATCTTCGTGATGGACAACAAGTCGACCAT is a window of Novosphingobium sp. THN1 DNA encoding:
- the tsf gene encoding translation elongation factor Ts — its product is MAYTAADVKNLRERTGAGMMDCKKALDEAGGDFEAAVDALRAKGLAAAAKKSSRTAAEGLVGVAVSGTKGVAVEVNSETDFVAKNDQFQDFVRKATEVALTTGASDVETLKAAAYPDGGSVADKLTNNVATIGENQQLRRIKHVEVSNGVVVPYMHNAAATNLGKIGVLVALESEAAADKLEALGKQIAMHIAAAFPQALTADQLDAELIARERKIAAEKAAESGKPAEVQAKMVDGAVAKYAKENALLSQIFVMDNKSTIQQVVDAAGKEAGTKIVLKDYVRFQLGEGIEKEETDFAAEVAAAAGIK
- the rpsB gene encoding 30S ribosomal protein S2, translated to MAAPVVTMHQLIEAGAHFGHQTHRWNPRMKPYIFGARNGIHILDLSQTVPLFARALEFISATVQAGGKVLFVGTKRQAQEPIAQAARAAGQHYVNHRWLGGMLTNWKTISGSIKRFKALEEQLAGDTAGLTKKEVLQLTRERDKLELSLGGIRDMGGIPDVMFVIDANKEELAIKEANVLGIPVVAILDSNVSPDGIAFPVPANDDASRAIRLYCEAVAAAATKGGRDAAIASGADLGAMAEPLAEEATAEA